CTCGGTATCTTCTGTAAGAGAAAACGAAACCGACTTCAGGCGAGAAAACCTTTCCTCGGGGAAAGAATGGCTCCCGGGATGTAGAGGTGGGAGGGCAGAGAGTGTGCGCAGTGACCCAAGGGGGCGTGTCTAGAGACAGATTCCCTCTCCCCCGTAGTTTTTCTTCCGTTCGGTTCgataactaactttttttttctttttacaaagctGGATGTACAATTCCTCCCACGGTGAGTATATAGGAGAGCACTGGCGGAGAGGGAGGTTTTTCTCTAAAAGTGTGGGTATATCCGTTAGCTCTGCTGCTCTCCAGTGGAGGGGAGCAGCGAGGAGGAGGAACAGCATTCTGTGGGGCACGCCCCGTGGTTATGGACCAGATAGTCCGGTAAAGAAGGTAGCACACGCAGGGTTTATCTGCGTTCTTCCGGATGACGGAAGCTCAGGGATGTTATTACCCATGGCGCGCTGGCTCCTTGGCCCCTTCCTCGCCAGGCCCTGTGGGGGGCATGGATAATCCCTGGCAGCTTTGTTTCTTTTAGAAACATTTAGAAAAAGGGATGCTCCCTCTTCCAACATCTCCCTGCCACTAAGGCCAgttattcccctcccccccaagagcAACCTAGTCTTGAAGTCGTTTTTTACAAGAGGGACTTGGACCTTTTGCCCAGGATGCACCGTCCTCTCCCCCACTCCATTTCTCCATCCCAAGCTGTCATTTTCTGCATCCCAATGCCAAGCACATACTTTATGTCATCCTAGCTCAGTAGAATTGAGGTAATGGGAACCTGAAGTCTGGAAGAGCTGATTCacatccagaagaaaaaaagcttggttatgtgaccctggtcaagccAACCTctgtcttcttcattttcttcataaaatggaGATGTCGATAATGTAtacctcccagggtggttgtaaGGATGAAAGgagatgataattgtaatttagcacagtgcctggtaagCTTTATTTAAGTGTTAGTTATAATAGGCCAGTGTTCTCCCACTTAAAAATTCAGAGGGTTTTCTGGGGCAAGAAGAGGTTAAAGTTCTTGCCTGTGGTCACATGGCCAGTATGTGACAAGATCAGAACTGGAACCCAAAACCAAAGAACTTCAGACACATAAGTCCCTCGTTTATTTAGCAAATAGAGTTTTACAAatttcaattcaaaaaacatttaatatgcATCTGTGAAATATCTTTGGCCCTAAGGGAGatattaaagataaataagatacttgattttaaaaagctttccATTTAATAGGAGATAAGAAATAGGCAGTTCATCAGTATATCACAACTGCAGAAGAAAGATGTGGACTAAAAAGTATTAAAGTTTGAAGGAGGTCAGGATCACTTAAAGCTTGGGGAAATGAGGAATGTCTTCATGAGTtggtttttaaagtatattttaaatgtaattaagacagcctattttttttttttttttttttttttttttgctgaggcaattgtagttaagtgacttgcccagggtcacacagctaggaagtgttaagtgtctgaggccagatttgaactcaggtcctcctgaattcaaggctggtgctctatccactgtgccaactagctgcccctgtgacAGCCATTTCTTTAAGGGAAATTGTTAGTATATTTTTTGGCCACATTTGTATGTACcatcaggtttttaaaaataagaacctactttacataatattttttagCTGGTAGTTTGCCTTCCTCATTATGGTttactatttaaattaatttgaatttcttgaaCCTGAGTATGTAGCAAGGAAAGAAGACCCAGAAATACTTGAGAATTGAAAAATCAGTTTTTTAGTCCAgttgtattttcctttttgaaataatCTATCTTCTGAAGATAACCAGTTTTCATAAATGTTATCAAACCTGAATAAGAGCATCCTgcaggaaaatattattttccagagAGCTTTTCTGTAAGGTAAAATCAGACTACAAGCCAAATGAGGCATTGGTAgtataagtatttaaaaaaaaaaaaaaaacaactataaatgCAGAATTTCAAGTCAGAGTTTGGTATTATATCTTGGATCTAATACTTAATACTTATATGATAATGAGCAAATCTCTCAGatttgttatctgtaaaataaaaggatgtgACTTAAGTATGAAGGATGACTTAAAACACAAATCTTTATAAGCAAAATTACGAAAACAAGGCATTTCATATATATTACTGAAACGCATATAGTCATCttgtttttccactttatcatcctcccattttttttttaagtaaagttgtattttcatttattgcaTTTGTTTATAGGGCACTTACACCtatagttttttattgtttatattgcTAGTTGATAAGCCTCACATAAATATTTTTCGTTTGAATACATTTGTTCATATTTCCCATTTTGATAAAAATTCTTTAAGAAGTAATATGTTAGTGGcaactaggtggagcagtgggtagagcaccagccctgaagtcagaaggacctgagttcaaatttgacctcaaacacttaacatttcctagttatgtgaccctgggcaagtcacttaacccttattgcctcagcaaaaaaagaagtaTGTTGAAATTAAGTTTGATTTGAGCTAAGAGTTAtaacttgcttctttttttcaaattatagatGAAAAGATGGTTTCAGAAGGCCAGTGTCCATATTGTTATCAGTTTCTGGTGCTGGATAGATACAGAGTTCGCCTCAAGCCCAAGCCTAAATTAACACCAAAAGTAAAGAAAGTTCTTACTCGTGAATCAAAGAATTGTAGACTCacttttaaagaaacaaagattcttaaaaAGTACTGGGATTCCAAAAGTATTCTGGTAAGATTTTTATCTGAGTTTATGACTAAAAAGTATCTTTTTTGGGGAAGAATCTTTTTATTTAGGCTTACTCTTATTGTGATTGTTAAATTATTGAagacaaaaatgttttttcccaaGACTGACTTGACCTGAAATATAAGAATTATGTTTTAAGGTTTaggtgttttttaaaatgaagttcagataaaaaaaaacaaacccctcAATCATTCTCATTTATCcagggtatttttaaaaatcatgattaataaatttaaaatataacaacaaaatcattCCCAGAATTGAAGAGTAAAGTTCTTTTCACATatgttcattcattttaattcttaatttatttttcaatttgtctTCAGTTTTCTGTGAACAGTATACAAGTCCTTgagtttttctttatctttatttttgttatgcATGTTACCTTTTGACCATAAAACAGGAATAAGTAGATAAGCttgttttgacatttctttccCCAACTTAATGATTTGTTTATTTAGTAGAGAGCTACCTATACAAAAGGTAAGAGATATAATATAGTCTATTAATAGCCACAGTAGTTAGGTACCTGGGATGCAATAAATACAGTGCAATGCTTACTTTTTATAAGTGGATGTATTTATATCAGAAAATTTTAAACCCTGATACTTGTTTTATGACAAGTCTTCAAGTCCCATGTATCATAAAGACTCAAATCCTTTagtgaacaattttcaaaatttatctaGGCATGTAATACAATGTTCCTGTCTTTGCCAAGGGACAAGTTATATAGAAGACCTGGTTTCAGAATCTCTATTGAAAAGTATAAAACTGAACAGAAGGAAACAGTAGTGTCAACAATcaagagcaggggttctcaaactatggccagaGGGCCAGATGcacctgccaggttatggcaaatggattgaggggtggagacagtgtgaggttttctttttattataatccGGCCCTCCGGATTATatgtctgaggaacagtgaattggcttcttatttaaaaagtttgaggaccactggtcaaGAGAGTGTTTGTTATAGTTTCAGATCTTTGGAATgttgtttcttttgtcttttaaaatggtGTTGACAGAATCATAGAAGATTTTCTTGcctaaaaataaggaaagaataagTTATGTAGAGGAAAAAATTAGCTGACAAGGTAGATTGTGAAAAGCACTGTGGCAGAGAGGATGAGTTCTGGGCTCaggatcaggaaaacctgagtcaCCAGTTCCATGTAAcatgggtaagttacttaacttctcagtgttcaAGGCACTTTTCTGAATCTATATTGTAAAGAATCTTAGTAATAAGAGTTCCCTATCTCTTAAGGTATATTTTGatgctattttcttattttatttttacctaaaTGTAATCCAAAAATGGTTGTAGTAGTACTTTAAAAGTGAAATTAAGAAGCctattatgacttttttttttctctgagaactTTTAATAAAGCACATCTTAACTTAGAGGATCTAATTGAGACAATATATGTAGTACTTTAACAAAAGGATCatttgagataatatatgtatatcatgCTAGCTAAATTCTAAAAAACCAATATAGAAGATAggagttaaaatgttttttattggAGATCATCATGTGGTCTatcccttttattttaaatatatacaagtaAACTGAAACTCAATTTATACATAACAGattttatgtatctttttttctttatagttggTTACCTGCAAAGCATGCAACAAAACAGTGAAGTATGATGGTAAAAGCAGAAGCTTTCTggcagaaatgaaaaataatcttagCACTCCCAAGATCCAGTCTGGCCTGAAgatatcaaatataaaaacttCAGGatctacaaagaaaaagaagaaatccttTAGTAGTAATACACCTGGCTCCCAAGCCAATAGTCCAGCATTAGTTTTCAGGTATCTGATAACTTTATTTAAAATGCCATATTAAATATCATAATAGAATGTACAGATAGCTTAGTCTCTCAAGGCTTCTAAAAGAAATTGTAATCTTCAGCttttataaaagggaaaatgagagaagGCATTCTTTTAAGCTGAAATAATCAATTGAGCAGGCTCTTGGACTATTTTCATTTACACACAAAGTTGCAATTTTTTATGTTGATGTTTtcaaaactgagacaaattaaaACATAACTCCCTCTGCACTGTAGGTTTAAGTGAGTAAGAGCATAAAACATGTTCAGACCCTAAactcatttgattttaatgagAATTAGAGTATCTAATAACATCATTTTGTTCTGTGGTCTCTTTCTTGAGGTGATCCATGGAGTCTTTCAATATTTGTTTTGCCCTCTGCTTCTaatatatcagggcagttttccttgataatttcttgaaagagtcTTGATtgtgactttcaggtagtccagtgatctttgatattttttttcctggatctgttttacAGGTAACTTGTTTTTCCTGTGaggtgttttgtatttttttcatttttttgaatttgttttattcttgatgtctcatatcCTTAGTTTCCACTTgtccaattataatttttaagctATTGTTTCCTTTAGTtaacttttgtacttttttttccctttggccaATTATACtctttaagaagttgttttccttAGTGGATTTTTGtaactcctttttcatttgaccagttttactttttaagcagttttccaagctattgactcttttgttcctaattttcttacatcactctcatttcttttcctaatttttcctctacatcTTTTATATGATTGTTAAAttctttttgatctcttccaTGAGTTTTTCTGGGCTTGTGACcacttcctgtttttctttgggACTTTGCTCTTAGATGTTTTGACTATTGCCCTTTTCTGAGCTTGTGTCTTGGTCTTTTATaatcatattctttttctcttgttttttgtgcgcgctctctctctctctctctctctctctctctctctctctctctctctctctctctctctctctctctctctctctctctctctctctctctctctcctctctcacctttttctttcttttaaatttcatctctgCCCCAGGGCAGAAGGATACTATCTTTGGCTTCTTATGCCAGTAGCTACAGGCCCTGGCTGTTTACCTGGTACTGTACTGTACTGATGTTGCCCTGAGGCCCATGGGAGAACCTAGTATCTGGGTGCTGTGCTTAGGAAGTGTTGGGTATGGGGTTACTAATGCTGCTGGAAGCTCTAAGGCTCTATAGCTTTCCTGGTGCTGAACTGGCATCCTAATATTTGGTATATGCTAAGGCCATAAGGGGTGTTTTGGTGTTTCCCCAAATTGTGCTAAAGCATGTGATGATCTGGCTCCTGCCCAGGAGCTACACTGAAGCACTGGGTGATTCCTGGAGTTGGAATCTACCAGCTCCCTTGGCTATGCTACGGCACGTGGGAACTCCTCATGTATTGGCATTCACCCACTCCACCACATTGGGGCTCAGAATATCCTGTTGGTTTGATGAGGTGGGGCTTGTTGCCAGTTTGTTGGGAAGTCTTCTGTTGTGGACTGTGCTTCCCCTTTATTCAATTGATATGGACCCCTCAGGCAAGCCTAAAACTGTCTTCCAACTTTAGCTCATACTATTGTCTTTGTGATACTTTACTCACCAGTCAATCTAGATTGTTTGCTACTCCTGAGCTCTTTTCCTCTTTGCCTACACTACAATGGGTAGTGAGGCTTAGTGGGTTACACTCTAGCTCTAAAGTTACAACtgctgagcttcagtttcctcataaataaaatgagaggggTAGAACATATGGCCTCTGGTGCCCTTTCAGCTCGGACATA
This sequence is a window from Sminthopsis crassicaudata isolate SCR6 chromosome 1, ASM4859323v1, whole genome shotgun sequence. Protein-coding genes within it:
- the RMP24 gene encoding UPF0711 protein C18orf21 homolog isoform X3 gives rise to the protein MVSEGQCPYCYQFLVLDRYRVRLKPKPKLTPKVKKVLTRESKNCRLTFKETKILKKYWDSKSILLVTCKACNKTVKYDGKSRSFLAEMKNNLSTPKIQSGLKISNIKTSGSTKKKKKSFSSNTPGSQANSPALVFRTPTSGQSTPNSASKSLSKMKLHLSQLKTMLNSEESQKIPSKDFRTFLSSL
- the RMP24 gene encoding UPF0711 protein C18orf21 homolog isoform X2; translated protein: MYNSSHDEKMVSEGQCPYCYQFLVLDRYRVRLKPKPKLTPKVKKVLTRESKNCRLTFKETKILKKYWDSKSILLVTCKACNKTVKYDGKSRSFLAEMKNNLSTPKIQSGLKISNIKTSGSTKKKKKSFSSNTPGSQANSPALVFRTPTSGQSTPNSASKSLSKMKLHLSQLKTMLNSEESQKIPSKDFRTFLSSL
- the RMP24 gene encoding UPF0711 protein C18orf21 homolog isoform X1 encodes the protein MVLQAGSGCVEGYRISFFLLWQAWSLFCSCSVVAAAVMKTKNFLKVAAEQLMETCPGQSRYLLWMYNSSHDEKMVSEGQCPYCYQFLVLDRYRVRLKPKPKLTPKVKKVLTRESKNCRLTFKETKILKKYWDSKSILLVTCKACNKTVKYDGKSRSFLAEMKNNLSTPKIQSGLKISNIKTSGSTKKKKKSFSSNTPGSQANSPALVFRTPTSGQSTPNSASKSLSKMKLHLSQLKTMLNSEESQKIPSKDFRTFLSSL